From a single Bufo bufo chromosome 9, aBufBuf1.1, whole genome shotgun sequence genomic region:
- the LOC120978648 gene encoding RNA-binding protein 5 isoform X1, whose amino-acid sequence MGSDKRVSRSERSGRYGSAFDRDDRDDRVSRPRRRDSNEYKRYRDDRDDRYDDYRDYDSPDRDRERRNSDRSEDGYHSDGDYMDHDYRNDYYMDEKESKTIMLRGLPINISESDIRELVESFEGPQPADVRLMKRKTGLSRGFAFVEFYHLQDATSWMEANQKKLVIQGKTIAMHYSNPRPKFEDWLCNKCGLYNFRRRLKCFRCGAAKTESDVDAPSGASDAPQSADYYSDSGYVSSAIILRNIGPHTVVDSILAALAPYVSLVVSNIRLIKDKQTQQNRGFAFVQLPSALEASQLLQILQTLHPPLKIDGKIIGVDFAKNARKDLVLPDGNRVSAFSVASTAIAAAQWSSTQAQQSGDSAEYGYAQQGQEGYASYGQYSQEYQQVYASPTGGAEQGAAASAEGSTPAASTAAVVCQSPQLYQQPGSPTQPGTSATTSTASTSSATTEETSATPNSIIPGVKYAVPDTSTYQYDESSGYYYDPQTGLYYDPNSQYYYNSATQQYLYWDGEKQTYLPAVDGTAQGTAPTNGTASSTANSKESKEKKEKPKSKTAQQIAKDMERWAKSLNKQKENFKNSFQPLSARDEERKESAAADAGFALFEKKQGALLERQILPDMMMLVNTEEERPPKRALVAAYSGDSDNEDEADRLQGMLDEEKLTDWKKLACLLCRRQFPNKDALTRHQQLSDLHKQNLDVYRRSRLSDQDLEALELQERESKYRDRAAERREKYGIPEPPEPKRKRQYDAGVVNYEQPTKDGIDTSNIGNKMLQAMGWKEGSGLGRKSQGITAPIQAQVRMRGAGLGAKGSSYGVSTSDSYKDAVRKAMFARFTEME is encoded by the exons TGTGAGTCGCAGCGAGCGGAGCGGGAGATACGGGTCTGCATTCGATAGAGATGATCGTGATGACAGAGTGTCCAGACCCCGGCGCAGAGACTCCAACGAGTACAAAAGATATCGGGACGACCGTGATGATCGATACGACGATTACAGAGACTATGACAGTCCTGAT CGAGATCGTGAGAGGAGGAACAGCGACCGCTCCGAGGACGGTTACCATTCAGACGGCGACTACATGGACCACGACTATCGCAATGATTACTATATGGATGAGAAGGAGAGCAAGACCATCATGCTGCGAGGCCTCCCTATAAACATTAGCGAGAGTGAT ATCCGAGAATTGGTGGAGTCCTTTGAAGGCCCTCAGCCTGCGGACGTGAGGCTGATGAAGAGAAAGACAG GTTTAAGCCGCGGTTTCGCCTTCGTGGAGTTTTATCACTTGCAAGATGCTACCAGCTGGATGGAAGCCAATCAG AAGAAGCTGGTGATCCAGGGGAAGACCATCGCTATGCATTACAGCAATCCCCGCCCCAAGTTTGAGGACTGGCTGTGTAATAAG TGTGGTCTCTACAACTTTCGAAGACGACTAAAATGCTTCCGCTGTGGCGCAGCCAAGACTG AATCTGATGTGGACGCACCTTCTGGAGCCTCAGATGCTCCGCAGTCGGCTGATTACTACAGTGACA GTGGCTATGTATCCTCAGCCATTATCCTGCGTAACATCGGGCCGCACACGGTGGTGGATTCCATCCTGGCTGCGCTGGCTCCTTATGTGTCACTGGTGGTGAGCAACATCCGGCTTATCAAAGACAAGCAGACCCAGCAAAACCGAGGCTTTGCTTTTGTACAGCTGCCCTCCGCTCTG GAAGCGTCGCAGCTGCTGCAGATTCTCCAgactcttcatcctcctctcaaaattgatgggaaaataattggaGTAGATTTTGCCAAGAATGCTAGAAA GGATCTAGTACTGCCAGATGGAAACCGGGTTAGCGCCTTCTCAGTAGCGAGCACAGCCATTGCAGCTGCTCAGTGGTCGTCCACACAG GCTCAGCAAAGCGGGGATAGTGCGGAATATGGATACGCTCAGCAAGGGCAGGAAGGCTATGCATCTTATGGACAG TACTCCCAGGAGTATCAGCAGGTGTACGCGTCTCCGACTGGTGGAGCAGAGCAGGGAGCAGCtgcctcagcagaaggaagcacGCCAGCAGCCAGCACTGCCGCAGTAGTGTGTCAGAGTCCACAGCTCTACCAGCAGCCGGGGTCTCCG ACCCAGCCAGGCACCAGCGctactaccagcacagcctccaccTCCTCTGCCACTACAGAAGAAACCTCTGCCACTCCTAACTCCATAATCCCGGGTGTGAAATACG CTGTTCCCGACACATCCACGTACCAGTATGACGAATCGTCAGGATACTACTATGACCCTCAGACTGGTCTTTACTATGATCCCAACTCTCAG TATTACTACAACTCTGCAACCCAGCAATACCTGTACTGGGATGGTGAGAAACAGACGTACCTACCTGCAGTAGATGGTACAGCACAGGGCACAGCACCGACAAATGGGACTGCATCCTCTACAGCAAATAGCAAGGAAAGCAAGGAGAAGAAAGAAAAACCAAAAAGCAAGACTGCCCAGCAG ATTGCTAAAGATATGGAGCGTTGGGCAAAGAGCTTGAATAAGCAGAAGGAAAATTTTAAGAACAGCTTCCAGCCCCTGAGTGCCCGGGACGAGGAGCGGAAGGAGTCCGCAGCTGCAGATGCAGGATTTGCCTTGTTTGAGAAGAAG CAAGGAGCGTTACTGGAGAGGCAGATTCTGCCAGACATGATGATGTTGGTTAACACGGAGGAGGAGAGGCCGCccaag AGAGCGCTGGTTGCAGCGTACAGCGGTGACAGTGACAACGAAGACGAGGCCGATCGGCTGCAGGGGATGCTGGATGAGGAGAAACTAACAGATTGGAAGAAGTTGGCGTGCTTACTGTGTCGCAGGCAATTTCCAAACAAAGACGCCCTGACGAGACACCAGCAGCTGTCAGACCTGCACAAG CAAAACCTTGATGTGTATAGAAGGTCCCGGCTCTCCGATCAAGATCTGGAAGCCCTGGAGCTGCAGGAGAGGGag TCAAAATACCGCGACCgagcagcagagaggagggagaaataCGGCATCCCGGAGCCACCAGAGCCCAAGCGCAAGAGGCAGTATGATGCTGGCGTAGT GAACTATGAGCAGCCGACGAAGGACGGGATTGATACCAGTAACATCGGCAACAAAATGCTGCAAGCCATGGGCTGGAAGGAGGGATCTGGACTCGGCCGAAAGAGTCAGGGAATCACGGCCCCCATCCAG GCGCAGGTCAGGATGAGGGGTGCGGGGCTGGGCGCAAAAGGAAGCTCGTATGGAGTCAGCACGTCAGATTCTTACAAGGACGCGGTCAGGAAAGCCATGTTTGCTCGGTTCACGGAGATGGAATGA
- the LOC120978648 gene encoding RNA-binding protein 5 isoform X3, producing MFLQKKLVIQGKTIAMHYSNPRPKFEDWLCNKCGLYNFRRRLKCFRCGAAKTESDVDAPSGASDAPQSADYYSDSGYVSSAIILRNIGPHTVVDSILAALAPYVSLVVSNIRLIKDKQTQQNRGFAFVQLPSALEASQLLQILQTLHPPLKIDGKIIGVDFAKNARKDLVLPDGNRVSAFSVASTAIAAAQWSSTQAQQSGDSAEYGYAQQGQEGYASYGQYSQEYQQVYASPTGGAEQGAAASAEGSTPAASTAAVVCQSPQLYQQPGSPTQPGTSATTSTASTSSATTEETSATPNSIIPGVKYAVPDTSTYQYDESSGYYYDPQTGLYYDPNSQYYYNSATQQYLYWDGEKQTYLPAVDGTAQGTAPTNGTASSTANSKESKEKKEKPKSKTAQQIAKDMERWAKSLNKQKENFKNSFQPLSARDEERKESAAADAGFALFEKKQGALLERQILPDMMMLVNTEEERPPKRALVAAYSGDSDNEDEADRLQGMLDEEKLTDWKKLACLLCRRQFPNKDALTRHQQLSDLHKQNLDVYRRSRLSDQDLEALELQERESKYRDRAAERREKYGIPEPPEPKRKRQYDAGVVNYEQPTKDGIDTSNIGNKMLQAMGWKEGSGLGRKSQGITAPIQAQVRMRGAGLGAKGSSYGVSTSDSYKDAVRKAMFARFTEME from the exons ATGTTCTTGCAGAAGAAGCTGGTGATCCAGGGGAAGACCATCGCTATGCATTACAGCAATCCCCGCCCCAAGTTTGAGGACTGGCTGTGTAATAAG TGTGGTCTCTACAACTTTCGAAGACGACTAAAATGCTTCCGCTGTGGCGCAGCCAAGACTG AATCTGATGTGGACGCACCTTCTGGAGCCTCAGATGCTCCGCAGTCGGCTGATTACTACAGTGACA GTGGCTATGTATCCTCAGCCATTATCCTGCGTAACATCGGGCCGCACACGGTGGTGGATTCCATCCTGGCTGCGCTGGCTCCTTATGTGTCACTGGTGGTGAGCAACATCCGGCTTATCAAAGACAAGCAGACCCAGCAAAACCGAGGCTTTGCTTTTGTACAGCTGCCCTCCGCTCTG GAAGCGTCGCAGCTGCTGCAGATTCTCCAgactcttcatcctcctctcaaaattgatgggaaaataattggaGTAGATTTTGCCAAGAATGCTAGAAA GGATCTAGTACTGCCAGATGGAAACCGGGTTAGCGCCTTCTCAGTAGCGAGCACAGCCATTGCAGCTGCTCAGTGGTCGTCCACACAG GCTCAGCAAAGCGGGGATAGTGCGGAATATGGATACGCTCAGCAAGGGCAGGAAGGCTATGCATCTTATGGACAG TACTCCCAGGAGTATCAGCAGGTGTACGCGTCTCCGACTGGTGGAGCAGAGCAGGGAGCAGCtgcctcagcagaaggaagcacGCCAGCAGCCAGCACTGCCGCAGTAGTGTGTCAGAGTCCACAGCTCTACCAGCAGCCGGGGTCTCCG ACCCAGCCAGGCACCAGCGctactaccagcacagcctccaccTCCTCTGCCACTACAGAAGAAACCTCTGCCACTCCTAACTCCATAATCCCGGGTGTGAAATACG CTGTTCCCGACACATCCACGTACCAGTATGACGAATCGTCAGGATACTACTATGACCCTCAGACTGGTCTTTACTATGATCCCAACTCTCAG TATTACTACAACTCTGCAACCCAGCAATACCTGTACTGGGATGGTGAGAAACAGACGTACCTACCTGCAGTAGATGGTACAGCACAGGGCACAGCACCGACAAATGGGACTGCATCCTCTACAGCAAATAGCAAGGAAAGCAAGGAGAAGAAAGAAAAACCAAAAAGCAAGACTGCCCAGCAG ATTGCTAAAGATATGGAGCGTTGGGCAAAGAGCTTGAATAAGCAGAAGGAAAATTTTAAGAACAGCTTCCAGCCCCTGAGTGCCCGGGACGAGGAGCGGAAGGAGTCCGCAGCTGCAGATGCAGGATTTGCCTTGTTTGAGAAGAAG CAAGGAGCGTTACTGGAGAGGCAGATTCTGCCAGACATGATGATGTTGGTTAACACGGAGGAGGAGAGGCCGCccaag AGAGCGCTGGTTGCAGCGTACAGCGGTGACAGTGACAACGAAGACGAGGCCGATCGGCTGCAGGGGATGCTGGATGAGGAGAAACTAACAGATTGGAAGAAGTTGGCGTGCTTACTGTGTCGCAGGCAATTTCCAAACAAAGACGCCCTGACGAGACACCAGCAGCTGTCAGACCTGCACAAG CAAAACCTTGATGTGTATAGAAGGTCCCGGCTCTCCGATCAAGATCTGGAAGCCCTGGAGCTGCAGGAGAGGGag TCAAAATACCGCGACCgagcagcagagaggagggagaaataCGGCATCCCGGAGCCACCAGAGCCCAAGCGCAAGAGGCAGTATGATGCTGGCGTAGT GAACTATGAGCAGCCGACGAAGGACGGGATTGATACCAGTAACATCGGCAACAAAATGCTGCAAGCCATGGGCTGGAAGGAGGGATCTGGACTCGGCCGAAAGAGTCAGGGAATCACGGCCCCCATCCAG GCGCAGGTCAGGATGAGGGGTGCGGGGCTGGGCGCAAAAGGAAGCTCGTATGGAGTCAGCACGTCAGATTCTTACAAGGACGCGGTCAGGAAAGCCATGTTTGCTCGGTTCACGGAGATGGAATGA
- the LOC120978648 gene encoding RNA-binding protein 5 isoform X2 translates to MGSDKRVSRSERSGRYGSAFDRDDRDDRVSRPRRRDSNEYKRYRDDRDDRYDDYRDYDSPDRDRERRNSDRSEDGYHSDGDYMDHDYRNDYYMDEKESKTIMLRGLPINISESDIRELVESFEGPQPADVRLMKRKTGLSRGFAFVEFYHLQDATSWMEANQKKLVIQGKTIAMHYSNPRPKFEDWLCNKCGLYNFRRRLKCFRCGAAKTESDVDAPSGASDAPQSADYYSDTIILRNIGPHTVVDSILAALAPYVSLVVSNIRLIKDKQTQQNRGFAFVQLPSALEASQLLQILQTLHPPLKIDGKIIGVDFAKNARKDLVLPDGNRVSAFSVASTAIAAAQWSSTQAQQSGDSAEYGYAQQGQEGYASYGQYSQEYQQVYASPTGGAEQGAAASAEGSTPAASTAAVVCQSPQLYQQPGSPTQPGTSATTSTASTSSATTEETSATPNSIIPGVKYAVPDTSTYQYDESSGYYYDPQTGLYYDPNSQYYYNSATQQYLYWDGEKQTYLPAVDGTAQGTAPTNGTASSTANSKESKEKKEKPKSKTAQQIAKDMERWAKSLNKQKENFKNSFQPLSARDEERKESAAADAGFALFEKKQGALLERQILPDMMMLVNTEEERPPKRALVAAYSGDSDNEDEADRLQGMLDEEKLTDWKKLACLLCRRQFPNKDALTRHQQLSDLHKQNLDVYRRSRLSDQDLEALELQERESKYRDRAAERREKYGIPEPPEPKRKRQYDAGVVNYEQPTKDGIDTSNIGNKMLQAMGWKEGSGLGRKSQGITAPIQAQVRMRGAGLGAKGSSYGVSTSDSYKDAVRKAMFARFTEME, encoded by the exons TGTGAGTCGCAGCGAGCGGAGCGGGAGATACGGGTCTGCATTCGATAGAGATGATCGTGATGACAGAGTGTCCAGACCCCGGCGCAGAGACTCCAACGAGTACAAAAGATATCGGGACGACCGTGATGATCGATACGACGATTACAGAGACTATGACAGTCCTGAT CGAGATCGTGAGAGGAGGAACAGCGACCGCTCCGAGGACGGTTACCATTCAGACGGCGACTACATGGACCACGACTATCGCAATGATTACTATATGGATGAGAAGGAGAGCAAGACCATCATGCTGCGAGGCCTCCCTATAAACATTAGCGAGAGTGAT ATCCGAGAATTGGTGGAGTCCTTTGAAGGCCCTCAGCCTGCGGACGTGAGGCTGATGAAGAGAAAGACAG GTTTAAGCCGCGGTTTCGCCTTCGTGGAGTTTTATCACTTGCAAGATGCTACCAGCTGGATGGAAGCCAATCAG AAGAAGCTGGTGATCCAGGGGAAGACCATCGCTATGCATTACAGCAATCCCCGCCCCAAGTTTGAGGACTGGCTGTGTAATAAG TGTGGTCTCTACAACTTTCGAAGACGACTAAAATGCTTCCGCTGTGGCGCAGCCAAGACTG AATCTGATGTGGACGCACCTTCTGGAGCCTCAGATGCTCCGCAGTCGGCTGATTACTACAGTGACA CCATTATCCTGCGTAACATCGGGCCGCACACGGTGGTGGATTCCATCCTGGCTGCGCTGGCTCCTTATGTGTCACTGGTGGTGAGCAACATCCGGCTTATCAAAGACAAGCAGACCCAGCAAAACCGAGGCTTTGCTTTTGTACAGCTGCCCTCCGCTCTG GAAGCGTCGCAGCTGCTGCAGATTCTCCAgactcttcatcctcctctcaaaattgatgggaaaataattggaGTAGATTTTGCCAAGAATGCTAGAAA GGATCTAGTACTGCCAGATGGAAACCGGGTTAGCGCCTTCTCAGTAGCGAGCACAGCCATTGCAGCTGCTCAGTGGTCGTCCACACAG GCTCAGCAAAGCGGGGATAGTGCGGAATATGGATACGCTCAGCAAGGGCAGGAAGGCTATGCATCTTATGGACAG TACTCCCAGGAGTATCAGCAGGTGTACGCGTCTCCGACTGGTGGAGCAGAGCAGGGAGCAGCtgcctcagcagaaggaagcacGCCAGCAGCCAGCACTGCCGCAGTAGTGTGTCAGAGTCCACAGCTCTACCAGCAGCCGGGGTCTCCG ACCCAGCCAGGCACCAGCGctactaccagcacagcctccaccTCCTCTGCCACTACAGAAGAAACCTCTGCCACTCCTAACTCCATAATCCCGGGTGTGAAATACG CTGTTCCCGACACATCCACGTACCAGTATGACGAATCGTCAGGATACTACTATGACCCTCAGACTGGTCTTTACTATGATCCCAACTCTCAG TATTACTACAACTCTGCAACCCAGCAATACCTGTACTGGGATGGTGAGAAACAGACGTACCTACCTGCAGTAGATGGTACAGCACAGGGCACAGCACCGACAAATGGGACTGCATCCTCTACAGCAAATAGCAAGGAAAGCAAGGAGAAGAAAGAAAAACCAAAAAGCAAGACTGCCCAGCAG ATTGCTAAAGATATGGAGCGTTGGGCAAAGAGCTTGAATAAGCAGAAGGAAAATTTTAAGAACAGCTTCCAGCCCCTGAGTGCCCGGGACGAGGAGCGGAAGGAGTCCGCAGCTGCAGATGCAGGATTTGCCTTGTTTGAGAAGAAG CAAGGAGCGTTACTGGAGAGGCAGATTCTGCCAGACATGATGATGTTGGTTAACACGGAGGAGGAGAGGCCGCccaag AGAGCGCTGGTTGCAGCGTACAGCGGTGACAGTGACAACGAAGACGAGGCCGATCGGCTGCAGGGGATGCTGGATGAGGAGAAACTAACAGATTGGAAGAAGTTGGCGTGCTTACTGTGTCGCAGGCAATTTCCAAACAAAGACGCCCTGACGAGACACCAGCAGCTGTCAGACCTGCACAAG CAAAACCTTGATGTGTATAGAAGGTCCCGGCTCTCCGATCAAGATCTGGAAGCCCTGGAGCTGCAGGAGAGGGag TCAAAATACCGCGACCgagcagcagagaggagggagaaataCGGCATCCCGGAGCCACCAGAGCCCAAGCGCAAGAGGCAGTATGATGCTGGCGTAGT GAACTATGAGCAGCCGACGAAGGACGGGATTGATACCAGTAACATCGGCAACAAAATGCTGCAAGCCATGGGCTGGAAGGAGGGATCTGGACTCGGCCGAAAGAGTCAGGGAATCACGGCCCCCATCCAG GCGCAGGTCAGGATGAGGGGTGCGGGGCTGGGCGCAAAAGGAAGCTCGTATGGAGTCAGCACGTCAGATTCTTACAAGGACGCGGTCAGGAAAGCCATGTTTGCTCGGTTCACGGAGATGGAATGA